The Clostridium sp. AWRP genome has a window encoding:
- a CDS encoding GGDEF domain-containing protein, which yields MYKYKNYIFEVIILLVVTAALYMTNLYSYLLFHSLAELFSVTIGFTLFIVAWNSKNFSKKYFDYLVFIGIAYMFVAFLDLLHTLSYNGMNIFRGYNFYANQLWIGARYLESISLLIPFVFIHFKKKLRPYLTFAIYTVVTASIIASIFYFKVFPICFIEGKGQTPFKIISEYIICGILTTDIILLRKNKNKFDSKVYGYLFGSIIFTIISEFEFTLYINNYAFSNLLGHYFKMISFYLIYKAVIITCITQPYNTIFKELTDKENELEKTAATDEMTKLYNRRAGMEFLDKEMKNALTNKNNLTICFIDVDNLKKTNDTYGHIEGDNLILNVVKLIVSNVRNSDYVCRIGGDEFLIVFPNIVIGEAELIINRIRSDMDKLNTGSSFNYKVDFSYGFAEYNNAKKVGIDTLIEIADNNMYKNKVQKRKMMV from the coding sequence ATGTATAAATATAAAAATTATATTTTTGAAGTTATTATTTTATTGGTTGTGACAGCAGCTTTATATATGACCAACCTATATAGCTATTTGTTATTTCACAGCCTTGCAGAGTTATTTAGTGTAACAATAGGATTTACTTTATTTATAGTAGCATGGAATTCAAAAAATTTTTCAAAAAAATATTTTGATTACCTTGTATTTATAGGTATTGCATATATGTTTGTAGCATTTTTAGATTTATTACATACGCTGTCATACAACGGCATGAACATTTTTAGAGGATATAATTTTTATGCCAATCAATTGTGGATAGGAGCTCGTTATCTCGAAAGTATTTCTTTGTTGATACCATTTGTATTCATACATTTTAAGAAAAAATTGAGGCCATATTTAACTTTTGCAATTTATACGGTAGTTACTGCAAGTATTATAGCTTCAATTTTTTATTTCAAGGTATTCCCTATATGTTTTATTGAAGGGAAAGGACAGACTCCATTTAAGATAATTAGCGAATATATCATATGTGGAATATTAACAACTGATATCATATTGTTAAGGAAGAACAAAAATAAATTTGATAGTAAAGTTTATGGATACTTGTTTGGCTCTATTATTTTTACTATAATATCTGAATTTGAATTTACTTTATATATAAATAACTATGCATTTTCAAATTTGTTAGGGCATTATTTTAAGATGATATCTTTTTACCTTATATATAAGGCAGTTATAATAACCTGTATTACTCAGCCGTATAATACCATATTTAAAGAACTGACAGACAAAGAAAATGAATTAGAAAAAACAGCTGCCACTGATGAAATGACGAAATTATACAATAGAAGGGCAGGTATGGAGTTCTTGGATAAAGAAATGAAAAATGCATTAACGAACAAAAACAATTTAACAATATGTTTTATAGATGTGGATAATTTAAAAAAGACAAATGATACTTATGGACATATTGAAGGGGACAATCTTATCTTAAATGTAGTCAAATTGATAGTCTCTAATGTAAGAAATTCTGACTATGTTTGTAGAATAGGGGGAGATGAATTTCTTATTGTGTTCCCTAATATTGTTATAGGAGAGGCAGAATTAATTATTAATAGAATAAGAAGTGATATGGACAAGCTTAATACAGGCAGCTCTTTTAATTACAAAGTGGATTTTAGCTATGGTTTTGCAGAATATAATAATGCAAAAAAGGTTGGTATTGATACTTTAATAGAGATAGCAGATAACAATATGTATAA
- a CDS encoding spore germination protein — protein sequence MGQKKDTNYSNSYVEQNLSFIKNQLGDGIGLGEGKFKAFGGQKEIGVLYVTSLCDKEFISDQVITPLLQGTLKNNIENSDISILAQTMFISPINTKIIKQKEEAATELLKGNTVIFFEESSSILIIQAPKMEKRSINNPENETTIFASKEAFVEDIETNISMVIRRLPIPTLKFETFTLGRLSCTNSKLLWIKGLAKDDIVEEMRRRIRDVDINIVDGTSTLAELIQDKPTSIFPTYRLTERPDVVSRALSDGHVVILCNNSPFALIVPMTFWNNFKTMDDYSQLPFAASLLRIIRILSFIVSITVSPLYLSFVTYNHTIVPPSLALNISQGRNGVPFPSIVELLAMTIIIDIFREAGTRMPGIVGYFVGTLGAVIIGQSAVAAGYISVSIIIVVAFSAIATFAISSTILVNTSRIINYFLILLSGFLGIFGFFNGSFIILWRMSILESFGVPYLYPVIPIEFQGWKDVFIRAPFKMLKNKLTLIANVHSNKAGNTKKQ from the coding sequence ATGGGACAAAAAAAGGACACAAATTACTCCAATTCATATGTTGAACAAAACTTATCTTTTATCAAAAATCAATTAGGAGATGGTATTGGTCTCGGTGAAGGTAAATTTAAAGCCTTTGGAGGTCAGAAAGAAATTGGAGTATTATATGTGACAAGTCTTTGTGATAAAGAGTTTATAAGTGATCAGGTTATTACCCCTTTATTACAGGGAACATTAAAAAATAATATAGAAAATAGTGACATAAGTATATTGGCACAGACAATGTTTATTTCACCAATAAACACCAAAATAATAAAACAAAAAGAAGAAGCTGCAACTGAATTATTAAAAGGAAATACAGTAATTTTCTTTGAGGAGTCTAGCAGTATACTTATAATTCAAGCTCCAAAGATGGAAAAAAGATCTATAAATAATCCAGAAAATGAAACGACTATTTTTGCTTCTAAAGAAGCCTTTGTAGAAGATATAGAAACCAATATTAGCATGGTTATTAGGAGACTTCCTATACCAACACTTAAATTTGAAACTTTCACGTTAGGAAGATTATCCTGTACAAATTCAAAATTGTTATGGATTAAAGGGTTAGCTAAGGATGATATTGTAGAAGAAATGAGAAGACGTATTAGAGATGTGGATATCAATATAGTAGATGGTACTAGCACTTTAGCTGAACTTATACAAGATAAACCTACTAGTATATTTCCAACCTATAGATTGACAGAACGTCCAGACGTAGTTTCAAGGGCACTGTCCGACGGCCATGTTGTAATACTTTGCAATAATAGTCCCTTTGCATTGATAGTACCAATGACTTTTTGGAATAACTTTAAAACTATGGATGATTATTCACAGTTACCTTTTGCTGCTTCGCTATTAAGAATCATTAGAATTTTATCTTTTATTGTATCTATTACCGTATCACCGCTATACCTTTCCTTTGTTACTTACAATCATACTATTGTTCCGCCATCTCTTGCTTTGAATATTTCTCAAGGAAGAAATGGTGTCCCATTCCCTTCAATAGTAGAGCTGCTCGCCATGACGATTATAATTGATATATTTCGTGAAGCTGGAACACGTATGCCGGGAATAGTAGGTTATTTTGTAGGAACTTTAGGTGCAGTTATAATCGGTCAGTCAGCTGTAGCAGCAGGTTATATAAGTGTATCTATTATTATAGTGGTGGCATTTTCAGCAATAGCTACCTTTGCTATTTCATCAACTATACTAGTAAATACTTCAAGAATAATTAATTATTTTTTAATATTGTTATCAGGGTTTTTAGGCATATTTGGTTTTTTTAATGGTAGTTTTATTATTCTATGGAGAATGTCCATATTGGAATCCTTTGGAGTACCTTACTTATATCCAGTCATACCAATTGAGTTTCAAGGATGGAAAGATGTTTTTATCAGAGCACCTTTCAAAATGTTGAAAAACAAACTAACACTTATTGCAAATGTACATAGTAATAAAGCTGGAAATACAAAAAAGCAATGA
- a CDS encoding GerAB/ArcD/ProY family transporter — protein sequence MRYDKFTREQIIFLTFASGCGNMAFNFIWAVYLSGRSGWVAMAIGILLTIPIAIVIVYLSKKYPECNIFDIINISFGKPLYIIVIIINAVINIILAVIILNFLTGTVKIHFLQLTPVWVIMTIILIMAFLFVNNKTLLFGRAVELLTAWYILNYFTGFSLAFVSEFDFKNIFPIFDTTLLKFGQAVYFSLCSASEILLFMIVMVDHMPQTAGNRKSIINGIVLWSFILSLAAFIMQGVSGSGLLLRTASVGIEISRAIYLGDFFRGLEIFILATYQLIATLRLSLYLYCTWIPIKKLFNEKYSFIILLLISIIIIIPSIKLNSYNKAFFASIFMDYYIILPFVVFIIIIAFLGAYIKKKRSGSDVG from the coding sequence TTGAGATATGATAAATTCACAAGAGAACAAATTATTTTTCTTACATTTGCAAGTGGATGTGGTAATATGGCATTTAATTTTATTTGGGCTGTATATTTATCAGGAAGAAGTGGATGGGTTGCAATGGCAATAGGAATTCTTTTGACCATTCCTATTGCCATTGTAATAGTATATTTAAGCAAGAAGTATCCTGAATGTAATATATTTGACATTATTAATATTAGTTTTGGAAAGCCTTTATATATAATTGTGATAATAATTAATGCAGTAATAAATATTATTTTAGCAGTAATTATTTTGAATTTTTTGACTGGAACAGTTAAGATACACTTTTTACAATTAACTCCTGTATGGGTGATTATGACCATTATTCTTATCATGGCCTTTTTATTTGTGAATAATAAAACCTTGCTATTTGGAAGAGCGGTAGAACTACTAACCGCATGGTATATATTAAATTATTTCACAGGGTTTTCTCTTGCTTTTGTGAGTGAATTTGATTTTAAAAACATATTTCCTATATTTGATACTACACTATTAAAATTTGGGCAGGCGGTGTACTTTTCATTATGTTCAGCCTCAGAAATATTACTGTTTATGATAGTGATGGTTGATCATATGCCTCAAACCGCTGGTAATAGAAAAAGTATAATAAACGGAATTGTTCTTTGGTCGTTCATATTATCGTTGGCAGCATTTATTATGCAAGGTGTATCTGGCAGCGGATTGTTATTGCGTACTGCATCCGTAGGAATTGAAATATCAAGAGCTATTTATCTTGGAGATTTTTTTAGAGGACTGGAAATATTCATTCTAGCTACGTATCAACTAATCGCTACTTTAAGATTATCATTATATTTATATTGTACATGGATACCTATAAAAAAATTATTTAATGAGAAATATTCTTTTATTATATTGCTTTTAATTTCAATTATAATCATAATCCCGTCTATAAAATTAAATTCCTATAATAAAGCATTTTTTGCTTCTATATTTATGGATTATTATATTATTTTACCTTTTGTAGTGTTTATTATAATAATAGCTTTTCTTGGTGCTTATATTAAGAAAAAAAGGTCTGGAAGTGATGTGGGATGA
- a CDS encoding Ger(x)C family spore germination protein, producing MKKTMLIISLIIFMFSFVGCWDYMEYEQMSQIYALGVDLDAKSNEVTITLQYIPIARSMGDKANTTNSTGTVYSASGITIIDALTKLQQTSPNKLFFGYLQVIAISEDAAKYLMKDLIVFFDSISTIRNSVNIIIVPGSAQGTIATRDPNSETSSGKKMHMLLRSSQSNGTTYSVTLHDYLQMMDREGVEPVAPRMLTTSLSSDSGEALGGTRNDVRFSVEKNGNILASGMAAFKKDKFVGWLNDKESMGLNWILGTRITSYKTSNIDKLSTNKDEKDLPLHANLKKMLYYYITKSGSKIKVKIENNQPVIYLEVKVEATLKKYYSDEKNEYISPDIVDSIEKKLSKSIDSDIMSALEKGKGELNSDIFGFGFSFYRQHPKEWNKYYKGVWDDIFHDIPVSVNVKTKITNTGTNIKGFQIK from the coding sequence ATGAAAAAGACAATGCTTATAATATCGTTAATAATTTTTATGTTTTCTTTCGTTGGCTGCTGGGATTATATGGAGTATGAACAGATGTCTCAAATATATGCTCTAGGAGTAGATTTGGATGCAAAATCTAATGAAGTAACTATAACACTGCAATATATTCCAATTGCTAGATCCATGGGGGATAAGGCAAATACTACCAATAGTACAGGAACAGTCTATTCTGCATCTGGTATTACAATAATTGATGCGTTAACAAAGCTGCAGCAGACAAGTCCTAATAAGCTGTTTTTTGGGTATCTGCAGGTTATAGCAATTAGTGAAGATGCAGCAAAATACCTTATGAAAGATCTAATTGTATTTTTTGATAGTATCTCAACCATTCGTAATTCTGTAAACATAATAATTGTACCTGGAAGTGCCCAGGGGACAATAGCCACCCGTGATCCTAATTCTGAGACCTCTTCGGGTAAAAAAATGCATATGCTTTTACGCTCATCTCAAAGTAATGGTACCACATATTCCGTTACTCTGCATGATTATTTGCAGATGATGGATAGAGAAGGGGTTGAACCAGTAGCTCCCAGAATGTTAACTACATCGCTCAGTAGTGATTCAGGAGAAGCTTTAGGTGGAACTCGAAATGATGTAAGGTTTTCTGTAGAAAAGAATGGCAATATACTTGCAAGTGGTATGGCAGCTTTTAAAAAAGATAAATTTGTTGGCTGGCTTAATGATAAGGAGAGCATGGGTCTAAATTGGATATTAGGTACTAGGATTACCTCCTATAAAACTTCTAATATAGATAAGCTTAGTACTAATAAGGATGAAAAAGATTTACCGCTTCATGCTAATCTCAAGAAAATGCTCTACTATTATATAACAAAATCAGGAAGCAAAATTAAAGTTAAAATAGAAAATAATCAACCTGTTATATATCTGGAAGTTAAGGTTGAAGCTACCTTAAAAAAATATTATAGCGATGAAAAAAATGAATACATAAGTCCAGATATAGTTGATTCAATTGAGAAAAAACTATCAAAAAGCATAGATTCAGACATTATGTCAGCACTAGAAAAAGGTAAAGGTGAATTAAATTCAGATATATTTGGTTTTGGATTTAGTTTTTATAGGCAACATCCTAAAGAATGGAACAAGTATTATAAAGGGGTTTGGGATGATATATTTCATGATATTCCTGTTAGTGTAAATGTCAAAACTAAGATAACTAATACTGGAACAAATATTAAAGGGTTTCAGATTAAATAA
- a CDS encoding acetolactate synthase large subunit: MNRDIKKEVQLNTAQMLVKCLEAEGVKYIFGIPGEENLEIMNAISDSTIEFITTRHEQGAAFMADVYGRLTGKAGVCLSTLGPGATNLVTGVADADSDGAPVVAITGQVGTERMHITSHQFLDLCKMFEPITKRSKQIVRPDTVSEIIRLVFKYAESEKPGACHIDLPVNISKMPVGALEKPLEKKIPPKEHADLSTIEEAASEIFKAKNPIILAGSGAIRGNSSKAVTEFATKLKIPVINTMMAKGIIPMDNKYSMWTIGIPQKDYVNKIIEEADLVITIGYDIVEYAPSKWNVNGDIRIVHIDARPSHINKLYQPIVEVVGDISDALYNILRRTSSKDEPVKALEIKAEMLTEHESYANNNAFPMKPQRILNDVRKVMGPHDIVISDVGAHKMWIARHYNCYEPNTCIISNGFATMGIGVPGAIAAKLINPDKKVLAIVGDGGFMMNNQELETALRIKTPIVVLIFNDSNYGLIKWKQEEHYGKSCYVDFTNPDFVKLAESMYAKGYRVEKAEDLIPTLEEAFKQNVPAVIDCQVDYGENIKLTKHLKEVYENI; encoded by the coding sequence ATGAATAGAGATATAAAAAAAGAAGTTCAATTAAATACAGCTCAAATGCTAGTAAAGTGCTTAGAAGCCGAAGGAGTAAAATACATTTTTGGTATTCCCGGTGAAGAAAATCTAGAAATAATGAATGCAATTTCAGATTCAACTATTGAATTTATCACAACCCGTCATGAGCAAGGTGCTGCATTTATGGCAGATGTTTATGGACGTTTAACAGGAAAAGCAGGCGTTTGCCTATCAACACTAGGACCAGGTGCCACTAACTTAGTAACTGGTGTAGCAGATGCTGATAGTGATGGTGCTCCGGTTGTTGCTATTACAGGTCAAGTAGGTACTGAAAGAATGCATATAACATCACACCAATTTTTAGACCTTTGCAAAATGTTCGAACCAATCACAAAGAGAAGTAAACAAATCGTTCGTCCTGATACTGTAAGTGAGATTATAAGACTTGTTTTTAAGTATGCTGAAAGTGAAAAGCCTGGAGCATGCCACATTGATTTACCTGTAAATATTTCAAAAATGCCCGTAGGTGCTTTAGAAAAGCCTTTGGAAAAGAAAATTCCACCAAAGGAACATGCGGATTTATCAACAATTGAGGAAGCTGCAAGTGAAATCTTCAAAGCAAAAAATCCTATTATCTTAGCTGGAAGCGGTGCTATAAGAGGAAATTCTTCAAAAGCTGTTACGGAATTTGCAACTAAATTGAAAATTCCAGTAATTAATACAATGATGGCAAAAGGTATTATTCCAATGGATAACAAATATTCAATGTGGACAATAGGTATTCCACAAAAAGATTATGTAAATAAAATTATTGAAGAGGCTGATTTAGTAATTACAATTGGATATGATATTGTAGAATATGCCCCATCCAAATGGAATGTAAATGGAGACATTAGAATTGTGCATATCGATGCAAGGCCATCACACATCAATAAACTTTATCAGCCCATAGTAGAAGTAGTTGGTGATATTTCAGATGCTCTATACAATATATTGAGAAGAACTTCTAGCAAAGATGAACCAGTAAAAGCTTTGGAGATTAAAGCGGAAATGCTAACTGAACATGAAAGCTACGCAAATAACAATGCTTTTCCAATGAAACCCCAAAGAATTTTAAATGATGTTAGAAAGGTCATGGGACCACATGACATTGTCATATCAGATGTAGGTGCCCATAAAATGTGGATTGCCAGACATTATAACTGCTATGAGCCCAATACATGTATTATTTCAAACGGTTTTGCTACAATGGGTATTGGTGTTCCAGGTGCAATTGCAGCCAAATTAATTAATCCAGATAAAAAAGTATTAGCTATTGTTGGTGATGGCGGTTTCATGATGAATAATCAAGAATTAGAAACAGCCCTACGTATTAAAACTCCAATTGTAGTTTTAATATTTAATGATAGTAACTACGGTTTAATAAAGTGGAAACAAGAAGAACACTATGGTAAAAGCTGTTATGTAGATTTTACTAATCCAGATTTTGTAAAGCTTGCAGAAAGTATGTATGCAAAAGGATATCGAGTAGAAAAAGCAGAAGATTTAATTCCAACTTTAGAAGAAGCCTTTAAACAAAATGTACCTGCAGTTATTGATTGTCAAGTTGACTATGGTGAAAATATAAAGCTTACAAAGCATTTAAAAGAAGTTTACGAAAATATATAA
- a CDS encoding 4-hydroxybutyrate dehydrogenase, protein MKALSIKPEIYTFDTCKEFIDKFKIGKEDLVITSEHTYVSYFSKYDLDTNVIFIRKYGTGEPSDAMVEAICKDIKDITYKRVIAIGGGSVLDVSKLFALKTVSPVLDLFDHKLEFVKDKELILIPTTCGTGSEVTNISILELKSRHTKLGLAIDELYADFAVMIPELLENLPFKFFATSSIDALIHSIESSVSTKATSYTEMFSYKAMEMILKGYQEISKNGPDARFSLLDKFLLASNYAGIAFGNAGCGAVHAMSYPLGANYHVPHGEANYQMFIGVFKTYYRLKPQGKITKLNKFLASILNCKEKVVYTKIEELLNVLIPKKQLREYGVKEEELKEFTQSVMTKQGRLMANNYTELNEQTVYEIYKYLY, encoded by the coding sequence ATGAAGGCATTATCTATTAAACCAGAAATCTATACCTTTGATACATGTAAAGAATTTATAGACAAATTTAAAATAGGAAAAGAAGATTTAGTTATTACAAGTGAACATACTTATGTTTCATATTTTTCTAAATATGACCTTGATACCAATGTAATCTTTATTAGAAAATACGGCACTGGAGAACCAAGTGATGCAATGGTAGAAGCAATTTGTAAGGATATAAAAGATATTACTTATAAAAGAGTAATTGCTATTGGCGGCGGAAGTGTCCTTGACGTTTCAAAATTGTTTGCATTAAAAACAGTTTCGCCAGTACTTGATTTATTTGATCACAAATTAGAATTTGTAAAAGATAAGGAATTGATCCTAATTCCAACAACTTGCGGAACAGGCAGTGAAGTAACTAATATTTCTATTCTTGAATTGAAGTCAAGACATACAAAATTAGGCCTTGCTATAGATGAACTATATGCAGATTTTGCTGTTATGATCCCAGAGCTTCTAGAAAATTTACCTTTTAAATTTTTTGCAACTAGCTCCATTGATGCCTTAATTCATTCCATTGAATCCAGTGTTTCAACAAAGGCTACAAGCTATACAGAAATGTTTTCCTATAAAGCAATGGAAATGATTTTAAAAGGATATCAGGAAATTTCAAAAAATGGCCCAGACGCTAGATTTTCCTTGCTAGATAAATTTTTACTTGCAAGCAATTATGCTGGAATTGCATTTGGTAACGCAGGGTGTGGTGCAGTACATGCTATGAGTTATCCTTTAGGTGCTAACTACCACGTTCCTCATGGAGAAGCAAATTACCAAATGTTCATTGGAGTATTTAAAACCTATTATCGTTTAAAACCACAAGGTAAAATTACAAAACTAAATAAATTCTTAGCATCCATTTTAAACTGCAAAGAAAAGGTCGTTTACACTAAAATAGAAGAGTTATTAAACGTATTAATTCCTAAAAAACAATTACGTGAGTACGGGGTAAAAGAAGAAGAATTAAAGGAATTTACACAAAGTGTTATGACTAAACAAGGTCGTTTAATGGCAAATAACTATACAGAATTAAATGAACAAACTGTATATGAAATATATAAATATTTATATTAA
- a CDS encoding LysR family transcriptional regulator has product MINFLNLEYFLVASEELNFTKAAKRLFISQQSLSSHISKLELDLNVTLFNRTSPLTLTPEGKSLAKNTIKILNLKKQSLKELSDIKDFKRGDLYIGISPTRGLSFLPEILPDYSQKFPNIHLHLFEGNSKELDLALLNGDVDLIVAMLPFNVENVETIPLCNEEVLMIVPDSILVKYFPNNYDKVKAQLEKDVDLALLKDCPFLMFNTRHMVRLIADEMFSEKQIKPNIILETDSIETALALSVKGMGITFYPKTLMSNKNLVFDKDSFASTNIYHMRYNKTHRTLAIGYQKNRYISQAVKEFIKLTREKYENLIQ; this is encoded by the coding sequence ATGATAAATTTTCTTAATTTAGAATACTTTTTAGTTGCATCAGAAGAATTAAATTTTACTAAGGCAGCAAAAAGGCTGTTTATCTCTCAACAATCATTAAGTTCTCATATTTCAAAGTTAGAGCTTGACTTAAATGTGACATTATTTAATCGTACCTCACCTTTGACGTTGACACCAGAAGGAAAAAGTCTGGCAAAAAACACTATAAAGATATTGAACTTAAAAAAACAATCTCTAAAAGAACTGTCAGATATCAAAGATTTTAAACGAGGTGACTTATATATTGGTATATCCCCTACAAGAGGACTATCATTTTTGCCAGAGATACTGCCTGACTACAGCCAAAAATTTCCTAATATTCATCTACATTTATTCGAAGGTAATTCAAAAGAATTAGACCTTGCATTACTTAACGGTGATGTAGATTTAATAGTTGCAATGTTACCTTTCAATGTAGAAAATGTGGAAACAATACCTCTTTGTAATGAAGAAGTTCTTATGATTGTTCCAGATAGTATATTAGTAAAATATTTTCCTAACAACTATGATAAAGTTAAAGCACAACTTGAAAAGGATGTAGATTTAGCTTTATTGAAAGATTGCCCTTTTTTAATGTTTAATACAAGACATATGGTTAGGCTTATTGCAGACGAAATGTTTAGTGAAAAACAGATAAAGCCTAATATTATTTTAGAAACAGATAGTATTGAAACAGCATTGGCACTTTCAGTAAAAGGGATGGGAATTACTTTTTACCCTAAAACTCTAATGAGTAACAAGAATTTAGTATTTGATAAAGACTCCTTTGCAAGTACTAACATATACCATATGAGATATAATAAAACTCATAGAACGCTGGCTATCGGCTATCAAAAAAATCGCTATATATCTCAAGCAGTAAAGGAGTTTATCAAGCTAACAAGAGAAAAATACGAAAATTTAATTCAATGA
- a CDS encoding glucose 1-dehydrogenase, whose amino-acid sequence MRLKNKVAIVTGSAKGIGEAIVRDFVNEGARVIISDILEAEGQALAEELQKKGYSAYFFKTDVSSEKNIQELVKFTVEKFGTINVLCNNAAVNIPGSVIELTENIWNKTMDVNVKSHFLVSKYVIPVMQKSGGGSIVNTASANSFVAEPRLSAYVASKGAILMLTRAMALDFAKDNIRVNCICPGWVDTTFNDAHAELFGGREAVLKDLASVQPIGRPIAPMEIAKIATFLASDDSSCMTGSPVIADGGITAGV is encoded by the coding sequence ATGAGATTAAAAAATAAAGTGGCCATTGTGACTGGAAGTGCAAAGGGAATTGGAGAAGCAATTGTTAGAGATTTTGTAAATGAAGGAGCAAGGGTGATTATTTCTGATATTTTAGAAGCTGAAGGACAAGCTCTTGCGGAAGAATTACAAAAGAAAGGCTATTCTGCTTATTTTTTTAAAACAGATGTTTCTTCTGAAAAAAACATACAGGAGCTTGTTAAATTTACTGTTGAAAAGTTTGGAACAATTAACGTCCTATGTAACAATGCAGCTGTTAATATTCCTGGTTCTGTTATTGAGCTAACAGAAAATATTTGGAATAAAACAATGGATGTAAATGTAAAATCTCACTTTTTAGTATCTAAGTATGTTATTCCTGTTATGCAAAAATCAGGAGGAGGTTCAATAGTAAATACTGCATCAGCAAATAGCTTTGTTGCAGAACCAAGGCTTTCTGCTTATGTAGCATCCAAAGGGGCTATTCTAATGTTAACAAGAGCAATGGCACTAGATTTTGCAAAAGATAATATTAGAGTAAATTGTATCTGTCCTGGTTGGGTTGACACAACTTTTAATGATGCTCATGCCGAATTATTTGGAGGCAGAGAAGCTGTATTAAAAGATCTTGCTTCCGTACAACCTATTGGAAGACCTATTGCTCCAATGGAAATTGCTAAAATTGCTACATTTTTAGCTTCAGATGATTCTTCTTGCATGACAGGTTCACCTGTTATTGCAGATGGTGGTATCACAGCAGGAGTTTAA